In Zingiber officinale cultivar Zhangliang chromosome 1A, Zo_v1.1, whole genome shotgun sequence, the DNA window GTCTGcttctttcgcgaccaatttgtGGCCGGTCTGTGCTTCCCTCTACATCCCTTTATCCGTGAGGTTTGTAAATATTTCCGCATCCCACTCGGCCAACTTGTCCCCAACTCTTTTAGGTTGTTGTGTGGCGTAGTAATCCTTTTCAAGCTGCACGGCATTCCCTTAGTCCCCAAaattttccattacttctactatcccaaacaatccgagtggggtacttttctcTTCCAATCGCGGATCGGTCTTGTCTTTTTCGAtaagatgccgacctcgaacaagcactggaaggaaaattatttttaccttcacCTTCCCGAACGTCCCTCCTTTCGTACCCAATGGCAGACTACTGTGCCGAGCACGCCGGATCTcggtaaatacaagagccagccgGATTACCTTCATGCAGCCAATCTATTAGACGACCAGAGGTTCAGCATCAATAAGTTACTTCACGAGGGGGTGCTATACATATTCGGATTGAGCCCGATCCGAATGAAGCTTCTGAGCAGCATGGGTAAGTGCTTTCTCTGTCCCCAccccttttggtctaactgatttattcttcttttatgcaggtgaaatcatgtggcgtgccaaggctaccgagcggaTGAAATTGAAGGCTGCCGAAATAGAAGTAGCAGCGGCTAAAGAGATGGCCGATCTGGGGATCGTGCCGGTCGGCTCACGTGAGGGCGAGAGCGAAGAAACCCCAACGGAAGCCCGCGAGTCTACCAGTCGGATCCCTGCAACCGGAGCGATCGGCGATGCTATATCATCAGCTGGTCAGCCTACCTCCGAAGACGCGGGGCAGTCGACCGGCGACTCCCCCTTGATAACCCGCAAGCATCGCCGAACGGATCTCATAATTGTGGAACCGGTGACCGAGGCAGCTGATGCCCCCTTTGAAGTGGTCAACCTAGTTCCTGCTCCAACCGAGGCCATCTCTTTGGACCTCACTCCTTCCCAGCTCGACCAACCAGTGGCCTCCCTCGAAGCAAGACCTGTTAGTTCCCTGCCCCGGGTTCGTCTCCGGCTTAGGCGCTCCGGAATAGCTTCTGCTCCTCTCGGAGAGTCATCAGGTCAATCCACCTCTTCTCAATCCGATCCGAGCGGGCGCCGAACGATAAAGGCCGTCCTccatctccccaccgaagaatTCCTTTTGGCCGTCGATCAGCCAACTGCTCCGGAACATCAAATCACCATCCGAGGACCGCTCGCCAAACTATGGGAAGATGCGAGGGCTCGCGTTGCCCTGATGACCCCCGGACAGCTCGGCGATAGccatatgcaacaagcaactGGGGTATGTCCTTTAACCTACTTTATGCTTAATCTTGGTTCTTGACACTATTCCATCCGAACAGTACTGGGTGGAAAATATTGCGGTCAGCAATCACCTGGCCACCCTGGAAGAAGAATTGAAAAAGCTTCAAATTTCTGGAGGGGCGCCAGCTCAGGGCCCATCATATGCGACACTCTGAGCCGAGCTGAGCAAATCGGAGAAACTACTGCAGGCCGAACGACACAAGTCTTCTTGTTTGGAGACCAGGGTAGCCGGCCTTGAGGCCCAAGTCAAGTCGCACGATTGGGAGATGAAGCTGGCTACCAATAGGAAGAATACAACCATCTCCGACTTAGAGGCCAAGAATCAGTAGGCCCGAGCGCTGGAACAGTGCGTCCAGGAGTTAGCCGATCTGCTTTCTGCTGAGCAAGAGAGTCGATCGGCGACTGAAGCTAAACTGCGAGGAAACATTAAAGATCTCCAAGATGCCTTAGCAGCCGCCTGAGccgctttcaaagaatatcaagacggCGAACTAGGGCGCTTTGCAGCGATGAGGCACAACTACTTCCGATCGGAAGATTTTGGCAACAAGTTCAGCGATCGGCTGGTCCTTGCCTTTGAAGAAGCCATCCAAGCCACCACTATGTATTTGAAGGCAAAGGGCCAACTTCCGGAGACGGTTTCAATCCCTCCCCCGGATCTGGCCAGGCTGCTGGAGTTCATTCCCGAGCCAATCTTTGACGTCTTTGAATGAAGTGTTTCTTGTATTCACTCCGACCAACTCTAATGGCCTTACCTATAATGAAGACTTGCTTTTTTCCATACTTCTCCTGGTCGGCTTAAACGGCCTTGCTTTAATGAATGGCCTCCGTAACTTCGCTCTTTGTCGACGAGATTTTAAATGTAATTTTAGAATACCCACTTTTGCTCTGTTATCCTTTTATTTCGAGTGTTTCTTCTAACTATGCCGACCGGTCACTCGACCTTTTTCCCACAGGGAATTTTTAAGTTTCGCCGATCGGTTAAACGACCTCCCACTAGGGATTTCTATGAGCTTTTCGCTTAGTGTTTCCCTTTAATGCGCTGATCGTTCAGAAGACCTTCCACTAGGGATTTCTATGAGCTTTTCGCTTAGCGTTTCCCTTTAATGCACCGATCGGTCAAATGACTCTCCCTTTTTTCATGGATTCTCTGCTAATGTCTCGCTGAAGTGCTTCGACGCGACGCTGCCTCATCTGGGGGGTTtgtagtcgccagtccgactctagagtttaacgtcgccggtcgacggtcttcaagccggggggtttatagtcgccagtccgactctagagtttaacgtcgccgctcgacgttcTTCAAGCCGGggattttatagtcgccggtccgactctagagtttaacgtcgccgctcgacggtcttcaggccggagggtttatagtcgccggttcgactctaagatttaacgtcgctgctcgacggttgtcaggccagagggtttatagtcgccagttcgactctaagatttaacgtcgttgctcgacggtcttccagctggggggtttatagtcgccggttcgactctaagatttaacgtcgctgcttgacggtcttccagccggggggtttatagtcgccggttcgcctctaagatttaacgtcgctgctcgacggtcttcaagccggggggtttatagtcgccggttcgactctaagatttaacgtcgctgctcgacggtgttcaagccggggggtttatagtcgccggttcgactctaaaatttaacgtcgctgctcgacggtcttcaacaatgagcttacagctcggataatatacacccggccgaacggcacggggtcttcgacatcgaccctgtggctcggataatatacgcccggtcgaacggcacggggtcttcgacatcgagcatgtgtctcggataatatatgcccggccgaacggcacggggtcttcgatatcgagccggtggctctgataatatacgcccgaccgaacggcacggggtcttcgacatcgagccggtggcttaGATAATATACGCCCTGCCGAACGTCACGGGGTCtccgacatcgagccggtggctagaataatatacgcccggccgaacggcacggggtcttccacatcgagccggtggctcgaataatatacgcccggccgaacggtacggggtcttcgacatcgagcatgtggctcggataatatacgcccagccgaatgacacggggtcttcgacatcgagcctatggctcggataatatacgcccggctgatctgcacggggtcttcgacatcgagcctgtggcttggataatatatgcccggttgaacggcacggggtcttcgacatcaagccggtggctcggataatatacgcccggccgaacgacacggggtcttcgacatcgagccggtggcttggataatatacgccctgccgaacggcacagggtctccgacatcgagccggtggcttgaataatatacgtccggccgaacggcatagggtcttcgacatcgagcctgtaactcggataatatacgtccggccgaacgacacaaggtcttcgacatcgagcctgtggctcggataatatacgcccggccgatctgcacggggtcttcgacatcgagcctgtggctcggataatatacgcccgaccgaacgACACAGGCTCTTctacatcgagcctgtggctcggataatatacacccgactGATctgcacggggtcttcgacatcgagcctgtggctcggataatatacactcgaccgatcggcacggggtcttcgacatcgagcctatggctcggataatatacgtccggccgatcggcacggggtcttcgatatcgagcctgtggctcggataatatacgcccgaccaaCCGGCTcgaggtcttcgacatcgagcctgtggctcggataatatacacccggccgaacgacacggggtcttcgacattgaacctgtggctcagataatatacgcccggccgatcgacacggggtcttcgacattgagctgattgctcggataatatacgcccggccgaccggcacggggtcttcgacatcgagacGATGGCTctgataatatacgcccggccgatcggctcggggtcttcgatatcgagccggtggctcggataatatatgcccgCCCGATCggtacggggtcttcgacatcgagtcaGTGGCTCGGATAAGACACGCTCGGCCGATCGGCTTGGGAGCCTTtggcatcgagccggtggctcggataagacacgcccgaccgatcggctcAGGAGCCTTtggcatcgagccggtggctcggataagaCACGCCCCACCGATCGGCTCGGGAGCCTTtggcatcgagccggtggctcggatgtGATGGAAactcggccgatcggcacgggagtatTCGTCGAGAAACTATGATAAATTCTATGACCGAAAGAAAATACAGCTGAAAAACTAACCTGCCGACCAGCAGAGGATCTGATTCAATTTCTCGACtttcgaatacccgtggagtgaggatacGATATACTCGTCAAAACCCCTCAAGGCCATGAGGATGTCAGAACTTTTCGGGTCGTCCGTCTTCACGTTCTAgaccaggtgcgttcccacagacggcgccaatttgatcctgtccgagcgctgagtcgacggacgctggggacatgGCACGCTCCGCTGCTGATCCGACTGGTGGCGTagatctccggtgaacctgcaaagaagacgagccgggaggggtttcccagcgacggccctccgacgctcaagtcaggcaacgagaagtgagagaggcagcgtaactgtggctacagtaagggatcgcgcataccttcgtcgacgtctggggtccttatataggaccccggggaggtgcgggcatgcttctcgatgcgtgcacgcttccccaaacataccttaacgagcccatgtcagaaaagtacctctgacgccattccgcaatcgtccgagcatatctcggatgtgacggtggaagctcctccgtatgatcctgtgtacggctcgaccgCCAACTCTGCTACCTGTCGGTGGCAGacatctcgaggatgatgttatcccctgtcccctttgtcctcttgcgcttcctgtctgtgtcagggccgagcggttcggccgctcgACGGACATATTATTTCTGCCTTGATCGTATGCTCGGATGTgattgctcctgcctgtctttgttgccttgtgccccggccgaacggacatcccgctcggccctgaaacctttttaccttgaacatcggaaacccgacccctagtcgggttatgcttcattcggctcgggggattcACAGCCGGTCGCCTTGCTTCGTCCGGCTGGTCGGCCTGCTTCGTCCGGTTGGTCGGGTGtcggggttgaatctcttgacctttgacctccacgtgtcgttgaccttccgccaacgagggttcccggtccttaccaccggatcaagtaTAATAAACTTACTCACACTGAACTTAACATATATGCACTAATCAACAGGGTTTTCCTTAAATCCAAATAAGGCAaacacttgatcaaatttttgataCCACTGACGAGACGCCTGTTTTGAATTATAAATGGACCTCTTTAATATACATACTAGATGCTTTGAGTTCTTAGACCCAAAGTTCTCTAATtacaccatatatatagacttcTCTATGTCTTCATTGAGAAATGCAGTattcacatccatttgatgtagctccaaatcataatgagctacaagttcCATGTTTACCCTAAGAGAGTCTTTTGTCGGCACAAATGAGAAAGTCTCATTGTAATCAATGTCTTTTTCTGAGTGAATCTCTTGGCAACAAGACGagacttatacttttcgacattccTCCTTGAATCtcgcttggttttaaatatctatttacaACCAACGAGCTTTTCTACTTATAGGCAATTCGATAAGTTTCCAAACGTCATTGTCTTTCATAGACTTAACTCTTTTTGCATagcgttaatccacctttcaggattagagcattgtttgactttTTAGAAAGATGTATGATCATTTTCCAACtctatgtcaaaatcatgctcttggagataaatatAATCACGAGAATTAGTGGTTTTACGTTCCCTTGTGGATCACCTTAAAGGCACTTGTgtttgatgtggttgagatacaTGCTCATCAATATTATGCAATGCTTCAATTTCAGTGACCGACTCCTCTAATTGCATTTGAGAGGTCATGgaaatatcttggttcactatgcTCACTAGATGTGCGATACCCATAATGTGTGTTATGATAACCACACCTCTACTGATTGAACTAGTAGTGATTATTGGAGGATTGCTAACGTATTTCTCAAAAAATACTTTCCTCATTTTATCACTCTCAGTATCTTTAATGAACTTAATATTTCtcgttttgaaaaaaaatctattagagaaattataaaatttatactctttttatttcttcgagtaatatataaaattacaaCTAATTGTTCGGGGGTGTAAACGACCCCATCCGAATCTATCCTCTGATTGtgttcaattttatttatttaaatgtttaatttatttaaatttgaatagtTAATCCATCAGATTGTTTTTCCTTCTATTTGCCTGTAAAAATGACTTGTTAAACGTTGATGGAAAATTAGCTCAAAGATTATTTTCCTAAATGCCCGGTTGAGCACATGTTAGTAtaaaaaagaaagaatttaataTAAGTTTGCATGAGACTTCCAATTTACATTAATTCAGAAGATTCTTTTTGTTGAACACATGTTAATAGAATAATTAAGGAAAGCAATTATATATTAATTGTTTATATAAAACAAATCTTATTAGTCTCATTGACTAATCATGGGATGATCGATTCAGTCCTACTAAATTTTTTCATCGGCTATCAGATAAATCGAAAAGCGTTCGTAGTAGGCAGTCAAGAAGCTCAGTATTTTTTAGTTATGTgtcatatttgaatttttttttttacaaattcatTATAATTAAGGATCAAACTGAAAATATTTGGGTGACAATTTGTACATCCATTCGCCGCACGTCTCgtgtaaataattataaaaatacaaaaggCAAATTTGGCCATCTAGACAACGAATTACACATCATCTAACTCATTAAAAACAGTACTGTTTTCTAATTatgctttttaattttattttttgtggaCTGGGTGAAGAAACGGCCAACAGAAGGTGTCTCCCCATTTATTATCACCATTTAATTAAAGTACTATAACAATATTTAATATTGGTTTAGATTGTAAGTTTTCCACTCTCCCCATTAATTATCaccatttaattaaattcctaTGACAATATTTAATATTGGTTTAGATTGTAAGTTTTCCACAAGTGGTTGTCTCGTGTGTTTTAttccaattaattaattaataaagttGTAACTTTTAGAGGAATGGGGAAATTAAAGAAGTACAAAAGTTCGATTATAAATAGAGAAGAGAATTAGCTAGGCACCCAATGCAAAAGTGAGCAAGTATTCAAGTCGTCACACTTGCTAATATATCACTGATGGAGAGGCAGTCGATGGTTCGTAAGTCAGCTGAATATCACCCTACTGTTTGGGGTGACTATTTCATCCGGAACTACTCTTGTTTGCCCCTCGAAGAAGAAAAGGTCGTGCTTTATAATCCTCTCATGTTTGTtcatgattttatatatatatatatatatatatatatatatatatatatatatatatacatatattacaTTTCTAATGAGTTTGGATCAATGATGCAGGAGTACATGATAAAGAGAGTGGAAGAGTTAAAAGATCGGGTCAGAAACCTATTCGAGGAAACACATGACGTATTGCAAATTATGATTTTGGTTGATTCGATTCAACTTCTTGGATTGGATTATCATTTTGAGAAAGAAATAACTGCGGCACTAAGATTGATTTACGAGGCTGATGTTGAGAATTATGGGCTTTATGAAGTTTCTCTTCGATTTAGATTGCTTAGGCAACACGGATATTATTTGTCTGCAGGTAAGAATATAAATAACTACTTTACTAAAAGTAAAATTggaattataaatattttatatataattatgaaacaattgattttttttacttttattattatAATATCCACTAAGATAATTAAATTGTTAGAAATAAAATTAGTTATCTATTCTTGTAGATGTTTTTAACCAATTCAAAGATGATAAAGGAAGATTTTTGTCGGCCTTGAATGGAGATGCAAAGGGACTACTAAGCTTGTACAATGCGGCTTATCTCGGAACACATGAAGAGATGATACTTGACGAAGCTATTTCTTTTACAAAGTGTCAACTTGAATCTTTGTTGGGTGAACTTGAGCAGCCTTTAGCATCGGAGGTGTCTCTTTCCCTTGAAACGCCACTATGTCGAAGAATTAGAAGGCTCTTGGCGAGAAAATATATACCCATTTATCAAGAGAATGTGATGCGAAATGATACTCTATTAGAACTTgcaaagttggatttcaatctaCTACAATCTCTTCATAAAGAGGAAGTGAAGAAAATTTCAATGTAAGTAAATTATTTACAGTGTCTATGaatatcaaaataatataatctttatatttgtatatatataaatatagcgagagataaattagacaattGAAAATAATCTAAACTCtcaagactatatatatatatatatatatatatatatatatatatatatatatatatatatatatatatatatatatatatatgattaattTTCTAATTATAAGTTTTGTATTTGTGGTTTAAACTAATTGATTTATTTTCCATATATGTGCTCACACTTTGGATGATATACTTGCAGATGGTGGAATGATTTAGCACTGGTTAAGTCTCTAAAATTTGCTCGTGATCGAGTGGTGGAATGTTATTATTGGATAGTTGCGGTGTATTTTGAACCTCAATATTCTCGTGCACGATTAATTACTTCCAAGGTTATTTCTCTCATGTCAATTATGGATGACATCTATGATAACTACAGCACATTGGGAGAGAGTCGATTGTTAACCGAGGCAATTGAAAGGTTTGTTTTTGGTTCatttatatattttgatattgtcttattTCCTTTAACATTTACTAGAAGTAAAACTTAGCAAAATAAATTCATTTAAAGATAACACTTTGATATGGACATGCACCAAAATACTAACAAtgcaatagtttttttttttcatcttagcTTCATTTTGCTAATTTTCATTGGTGCTTTACCAATACTAACAATGCAATAGTTCATCTTAGCTTCATTTTGCTAATTTTCATTGGTGCTTTACCAATACTAACAATGCAATAGTTCATCTTAGCTTCATTTTGCTAATTTTCATTGGTGCTTTAATTTACCAATGTCATGACCTCATATTTCATATTTCTTTACATTTAGGTGGGAACCTCAAGCTGTTGATCAGGTACCAAAATACTTGAAAGATTTTTATCTCAAGCTACTAAAGACTTGCAAAGATTTTGAAGACGAATTGGAAGCCCATGAGAAATATCGCATACCATATCTTCAAGAGGCAGTACGTGCATCAATAGCGTATATATTGCCTttaacataataatcatatgaagCTTAAAATTGTTTTTCCATTAAAAAATTTCATGTAGATAAAAGTTC includes these proteins:
- the LOC122013680 gene encoding alpha-humulene synthase-like gives rise to the protein MERQSMVRKSAEYHPTVWGDYFIRNYSCLPLEEEKEYMIKRVEELKDRVRNLFEETHDVLQIMILVDSIQLLGLDYHFEKEITAALRLIYEADVENYGLYEVSLRFRLLRQHGYYLSADVFNQFKDDKGRFLSALNGDAKGLLSLYNAAYLGTHEEMILDEAISFTKCQLESLLGELEQPLASEVSLSLETPLCRRIRRLLARKYIPIYQENVMRNDTLLELAKLDFNLLQSLHKEEVKKISIWWNDLALVKSLKFARDRVVECYYWIVAVYFEPQYSRARLITSKVISLMSIMDDIYDNYSTLGESRLLTEAIERWEPQAVDQVPKYLKDFYLKLLKTCKDFEDELEAHEKYRIPYLQEAIKVLSRSYFHEAKWGAEGYVPSLEEHLRVSLKSTGYPTVTCASFVGLGEDATKEAFEWVASFPKILKSCTIITRLMDDITSHELEQERDHVASTVESYMKEYGTSAKVAREKLQVMVEQGWKDLNKECLGTTPVARSLIEIILNLSRAMEDIYKYKDTYTNSNTRMKDNVSLILVESFPI